In Paenibacillus sp. FSL R7-0345, a single window of DNA contains:
- a CDS encoding GNAT family protein, with translation MTPVLRGTRIELQAIAAPHAAALYEIWTHPAVGPWLNAPQLASAADAEQLIELLLQMSREEESLRWSIALQGGRIIGSCGFNQWQLAGAFRGEIGCELSPAFWGQGYMREAMELILDFGFGTMGLNRIEALCHPGNVRAAGLFSGLGFSQEGLLRQYRHTGAGFQDAVLFALLRSDRQKRLAGMI, from the coding sequence ATGACTCCGGTGTTGCGGGGAACAAGAATAGAGCTGCAGGCAATTGCTGCTCCTCATGCGGCAGCACTGTATGAGATCTGGACTCATCCGGCCGTTGGCCCTTGGCTCAATGCCCCGCAGCTGGCCTCGGCCGCTGATGCTGAACAGCTGATTGAGCTGCTGCTGCAAATGTCCCGGGAGGAAGAAAGCCTGCGCTGGAGTATCGCTCTGCAGGGCGGCAGGATCATCGGCAGCTGCGGCTTTAACCAGTGGCAGCTGGCTGGAGCATTCCGGGGAGAGATCGGCTGCGAGCTGTCGCCTGCCTTTTGGGGTCAGGGTTATATGCGGGAAGCCATGGAGCTTATACTGGACTTCGGCTTCGGCACAATGGGGCTCAACCGGATCGAAGCCTTATGCCATCCCGGCAATGTCCGGGCAGCAGGGTTGTTCAGTGGGCTGGGCTTTTCACAGGAAGGGCTGCTGCGCCAATACCGGCATACCGGTGCCGGTTTTCAGGACGCGGTGCTGTTTGCCCTGCTTCGCAGTGACAGACAGAAGCGGCTTGCAGGAATGATTTGA